A genomic region of Eucalyptus grandis isolate ANBG69807.140 chromosome 5, ASM1654582v1, whole genome shotgun sequence contains the following coding sequences:
- the LOC108959710 gene encoding disease resistance protein RUN1-like codes for MEGKEVIKRRLCFKRVLLLLDDVNDANQRDALMQKLEWFGKGSKIIITTQDQGILKVPTLVDGAYELNGMNFNHSLELFSKHAFRRDYPIQQYISHSNRVVKICGGLPLALEVIGSLLFGKSIEEWDAILKELEKFPQEDVENKLIISIEALNERQKNIFLDVACFFIGYDKRIAIHMWESYGFCPHQSLPILQQRSLIRIRDDNQLWMHDWLREIGRNFIRRESDMKPEKQQWVWTYEQALDVLEKTQNGGGFHGNESIKAICLEFDEQSQYSFIKEFLASLSNLRFLRVDKKFISQVDSKDFNGDSMSILTQADPFQYDQNSNFLQTPSGRFNLLSELRWLSWNYFPIDMNYELTSFSLRNLVILDLSRSKIT; via the exons ATGGAAGGGAAAGAGGTGATCAAGAGAAGGTTATGCTTTAAAAGAGTGCTTCTTCTACTTGATGATGTTAATGATGCAAATCAACGTGATGCGCTCATGCAGAAGCTTGAGTGGTTTGGTAAGGGAAGCAAGATTATTATTACCACTCAAGACCAGGGAATTCTCAAAGTGCCTACACTTGTTGATGGGGCTTACGAACTTAATGGCATGAATTTTAATCATTCTTTGGAACTTTTTAGCAAGCATGCCTTCAGAAGAGATTATCCCATACAACAATACATCTCTCACTCTAATAGAGTAGTCAAGATTTGTGGTGGCCTTCCTTTAGCTCTAGAGGTCATTGGTTctcttttatttggaaaaagcaTAGAGGAGTGGGATGCCATATTAAAGGAGCTAGAAAAATTTCCTCAAGAGGATGTTGAAAATAAGTTGATAATCAGCATTGAGGCATTAaatgaaagacaaaaaaatatatttttggatgTGGCTTGTTTCTTCATTGGGTATGATAAAAGAATTGCGATCCACATGTGGGAAAGCTATGGCTTTTGTCCTCATCAATCTCTTCCAATCCTCCAGCAAAGATCTTTGATAAGGATTAGAGATGATAACCAATTATGGATGCATGATTGGTTAAGAgagattggaagaaattttataCGAAGAGAGAGTGACATGAAACCGGAGAAGCAACAATGGGTGTGGACTTATGAGCAAGCATTGGATGTTCTGGAGAAAACGCAG aATGGAGGTGGTTTTCATGGAAATGAAAGCATTAAAGCAATATGTCTTGAGTTCGATGAACAATCTCAATATTCCTTCATCAAAGAATTCTTAGCTAGCctttcaaatctaaggttccTTCGAGTAGACAAAAAGTTCATATCTCAAGTGGATAGTAAAGACTTCAATGGAGACTCAATGTCCATCCTTACTCAAGCTGATCCTTTCCAATATGACCagaattcaaattttcttcaaacccCGTCTGGCCGATTTAATCTCCTTTCAGAATTGAGATGGCTTTCATGGAATTACTTTCCTATTGATATGAATTATGAGTTGACCAGTTTCTCCTTGAGGAATCTAGTAATCCTTGATTTATCAAGGAGTAAAATCACATAA